The Arthrobacter zhaoxinii sequence CCGGCCCGCCTGCGCTAGGGCGCTAGATGCACGTGCCGGTGTAGGGATCGCACAGGGACTGCCCGGTGGGGACGGCGGCAACGCCGTCGCCGCCGGAAACCAGCCGGAGCGCACCCATCTCTTCCAGTTCGGTCAGCACATTCAGGGTCTGCACCCCGCCCAGGTCAAACTCCTCGGCAATGTCCTGCGGCTGGACCCGGCCGTAGCGGGCCACATAGTCAATGACCCGCTGCCGGGTGGAAAGCTGGATGTTTTCATCGGCTGTTGAGGCCATGGTGTCCTTCTCTTTCTGCGGTTGGTTCTCCTGCTTTAAGCGCAGCCGGCCGGGAGGAAATTCCCGAAGGTAAGCGTGCTGATGGCAGACTGTAAGGGGCATTACTCCACCACGCGAAGGGAAGAAACCGTATGACGACGCCGGACTGGGTGGATCACGTGGTGTGGTGGCAGGTCTACCCGCTGGGCTTCGCCGGCGCCGAGAAGGCGGCTCTTCCGGAGCAGGCCCCCGTGCAGCACGGGCTGGCGAAGCTGGTCCCGTGGCTGGATTACCTCGTGGAGATGGGCGCCTCCGGGCTCGCCCTCGGGCCGGTGTTTGCCTCCGAGACCCACGGGTACGACACCACGGACTACTACCGCATCGACCCTCGGCTGGGCGACGACGCAGATTTCGACGAACTGGTGACGCAGGCGCACGCCCGCGGAATCCGGGTCCTGCTGGACGGCGTCTTCAACCACACCGGCCGCTCCTTCGCACCCTTCCGGCAGGCGCTGGAGCAGGGCCCGGAGGCGGCGACGGCGGACTGGTTCGGCATCACCTGGCCGCAGGGCTGGACACCAGGGACCGAACCGGACTACGCGGACTTCGAGGGCCACCACCACCTGGTTGCCCTGAACCACGCCGAGCCGGCCGTGGCGGACTTCGTGGCCGACGTGATGAAGCACTGGCTGCGCCGCGGCGCGGACGGCTGGCGCCTGGATGCCGCCTACGCCGTGCCGTCGTCGTTCTGGGCCGCCGTGCTGGACAATGTGCGCAGCGAGTTCCCCGAAGCTTATTTCGTCGGGGAGTACATCCACGGCGACTATCCGGCGGACGTGCTCGCCGGCCAGCTGGATTCCGTGACCCAGTATGAACTGTGGAAGGCGGTCTGGAGTTCCCTTGCCGAGGCGAACTTCTACGAACTGGCGGCCGCACTGGAGCGGCACAACACCTTCCTGGACACCTTCGTTCCGCTGACGTTCATCGGCAACCATGACGTGACCCGCATTGCCAGCCGGCTGGACCCCTCCGGCAGGCTGGCACACGCGCTGGTGCTCCTGTTCACCCTGCCGGGCACTCCGGTGGTCTATTACGGCGACGAGCAGGGGTACCGCGGCATCAAGGAAGACCGCGCCGGGGGAGACGACGACATCCGTCCGTCCTTCCCCGCTTCGCCGGACGAGCTCTCGGCGGTCGGGCAGCCGCTCTACCATCTGCACCAGGAACTGATCGGGCTGCGGCGCCGGCACCACTGGGTGCATGCCGCCCGCACCCGGGTACACACACTGGCCAACGAGCAGCTCGTCTACGAGGTGTACGACGCCGGCCACTCGCTCTTCGTGGCCATGAACCTCGCGGACACCTCGGTCACCGTGCAGGTGCCGGCCGCCGCCCGGGACGTCCTCGCCGGTGCAGGCGGGCTGGACGGAACGGGCGGGCGGCTGGCTCTGCAGGCGCTGGGCTGGGCCGTTCTCGGCCCTGCGTCTTAGTACAGCTTGGCCTAGTACAGCTTGATGGTGCCGCCGTCGGCCATGAGGGTCTGGCCGGTCAGGTACTGCGAATCCTCGCTGGCAAGGAAGACGACGATGGGGGCAATGTCCGTTTCGGGATCGCCCAGGCGGCCCAGCGGGACGCCGTCGACAACTTCCTGGTAGGCCTCCGGGAACGCCTTGCTCCACTGGACAATGCCGGGAGTGAGCGCGACGGGGGAGACGACGTTCACGCGGATGCCGTCCACGGCCCATTCATTGGCCGCGGTGCGGGAGATGGCGCGGATGGCTTCCTTAGCCGCTGCGTAGGCCACCTGGTTCGGCAGGCCCTTGATACCGGCGCCGGAGCCGAAGTTGATGATGCTGCCGCGGGTCTTCTTCAGCTCCGGGTAGGCGGCGCGCATCAGGTGGAAGGTCGCCATGGTGCCCGTGTTGAAGGACAGGTCCCAGATCTCCGGCGTGGTTTCCATGATGGGTGCCTGCTTGGAGGCGTGCGCGTTGTTGACCAGGATGTCCAGGCCGCCGAAGCGCTCCACGGTTTCGGCCACGATGGCTGCGGCGTTTTCGGCCAGCGAGATGTCCTTGGCAATGAAGATGACCTCTCCCTTGCCCTCCAGATCGGCCAGGAGCTTGTCGCCCTGCGCCTGGTCGATGTCCACTACTGCCACCTTGGCGCCCTCGGCGAGGAACCGCCGGACAATGCCCTGGCCGATGCCGCCGGCGCCTCCGGTGATGATCGCGGTCTTGTTGTTCAGTTTCATTTGCTTCCTTCCGTAAAACCGGACGGTTTGTCAGCGTCCGGAGCTTTGTTGAGGTTCTGTTCGACGCCGGCAATGAAGTTCGCGACGAAGAACTCCAGTGACCGGCGCGAGTCCGGATAGCTGATGCCCCGGGCCTGGAACCGGGCTGCCTGCGGATGCTCCACTGCATCGTCCGCGGTCCAGCGGCTATGCCCGGCTGCTGCCTGCCCGGACTTCTCCGGTGCCCCGGAATGTGCCGCCGTCGTGATGGCAGCCGTGCCGATCACGGCCGCCGAGATGCCCAGCAGGCAGTCAAAGCCGTCTTCTTCACTGAGGCCGGCGGAGCGCAGGCGGGTAAGGACCAGTTCCACCTCGGCCGGCGTTGCCATGTTCACGAGCCGCCGCGGAGTCAGGACAATGCGCAGCAGCCAGGGGTGCGCCGTGAAGGCACGCCATTGGGCGTCGGCCAGATGTTCGAGGGTTTCCTGCCAGCCCAGGCCGCGTCCCGGCAGGAGCGCGTAATCCCCGGCCGCGGCCTCGGCCATCAGCAGCAGCAGGGCACTGCGGTCCGCCACATGGCGGTAGAGCGCCATGGCGGAAACCCCGAACTCAGCCGCCACCCGGCGCATGGATACCGCATCCAAACCGTCCGCGTCAGCGATGCGGACGGCGGCCGCAGCTATAGCAGCGGGGCTGAGGGGCAGGTTCCGGGACAAGGTGTGTTCCTTCGGTGGGCGTCAGTTTACAGTGTATACCGGCCCGGGCGGCGCTCCGGGGCAGACCCGGAAGACGAGGTCATAAAACGCCCGGTACATGCATTCCGTAAGGGTTTGGCACCCCTGCGTGAGGGAAACGTGAGGATGGTCATCCGGGCGCCGGCGGAGGCATCTAATCGAATGCGGCACAAGGTGTGCCCGTGCTGCCAGTGGCGGCACGCTGACCGGCTGGGGGCAATTCCCGTGCTTGATGTTCTATTTGTGGTGGGCTTCGCAGGGCTTTTCGCTGCGTTTGTCCTGATGGCCGGGGCGGTGGAAAAGCTGTGATCGTTTTCAACGTCCTGGCGCTCTGCCTCGGGGTGGCCGCCGCCGGCTACCTCCTGGTTGCTCTTATCCGCCCGGAGCGGTTCTGATGGGCGGGTGGGTAACGGTTGCGCAGGCCCTTAGCCTGGTGGTCCTGCTTGCTGCGGTCTACCGGCCGCTCGGCGACTACATGGCCCGGCTCTACTCCTCCGAAAAGCACCTCCGCGTGGAGCGCGGCTTCTACCGCCTGGCCGGAGTGGACGGTTCCTCCGGCCAGGCCTGGCAGAGCTACCTGCGCGGCGTCCTGGTGTTCTCCGGAGCGAGCATGCTCCTGCTCTACCTGCTCCAGCGCGTCCAGCCGCTGCTGCCGGGCTCGCTCGGACTTCCGGCGGTGCCCGAGGCCCTGTCCTTCAACACGGCGGCGTCCTTCGTGGCCAACACCAACTGGCAGTCCTACTCGCCGGAAGTGACCATGGGCTACGCGGTGCAGATGCTCGGCCTCGCTGTGCAGAACTTCCTCTCGGCAGCCGTGGGACTGGCCGTGGCCGTGGCATTGATCCGCGGCCTGGCCGGACGCAACTCATCCACCATCGGCAACTTCTGGGTGGACCTGACCCGCGGCGTGCTGCGGCTGCTGCTGCCCGGGGCAGTCCTGGGTGCGATGGTGCTGATGATCGGCGGCGTGATCCAGAACTTCAACGGCTTCACCTCGGTCACCAACCTCATCGGCGGCACCTCTACCATCCCCGGCGGGCCGGTGGCCTCCCAGGAAGCCATCAAGCTGCTGGGCACCAACGGCGGCGGCTTCTTCAACGCCAACTCCGCCCATCCGTTTGAGAATCCCAGCGGGTGGACCAACCTGGTGGAGATCTTCCTGATGCTCGTTATCCCGTTCAGCCTGCCCCGCACGTTCGGCACCATGGTGGGGGACCGCCGGCAGGGGTACGCCATCCTGGCGGCCATGGCTGCAATCTTCACGGTGTCGCTGGCCGCGATGACGGCCTTCGAATTCGGTGCCGCGGACGGTGCAGCCGGTTCCATGGAAGGAAAGGAACAGCGGTTCGGCATCGCCGCGTCCACGCTCTTCGGCTCGACCAGCACCCTGACATCCACCGGTGCGGTGAACGCCATGCATGACAGCTTCAGCCCGCTGGGCGGCATGATGGCCATGCTGAACATGATGCTCGGCGAAGTCGCCCCCGGCGGCGTCGGCTCCGGACTCTACGGCATGCTGATCCTGGCAATCATCACCGCCTTCGTGGCCGGCCTCCTGGTGGGACGCACCCCGGAGTACCTCGGCAAGAAGATCGGTCCGAAGGAAATCAAACTCGCCAGCCTGTACATCCTCACCATGCCGACCCTGGTCCTGGCGGGAACTGCGTTGAGCTTCGCGGTCCCGGGCATCCGGGCCGACATCGAGGGCACCTCCATCCTGAACACCGGACTCCACGGGTTCAGCGAGGTCCTGTACGCCTTCACGTCCGCGGCCAACAACAACGGCTCCGCGTTCGCCGGGCTTACGGCCAACACCCCGTGGCTGAACACGGCACTCGGCGTGGCCATGCTCGTGGGACGCTTCCTGCCGATGATCTTCGTGATCGCCCTGGCCGGAGCCTTTGCCGAGCAGGGCAAGGTCCCCGCCTCGGCCGGCACCCTGCCCACCCACCGGCCGCAGTCCGTGACGCTGCTGTGCGGCGTCACCGTGATCGTGACCGCCCTGACCTTCTTTCCCGTACTCGCGCTGGGTCCCCTGGCGGAAGGACTGCAATAACCATGTCCACACTTACCAAACCCCTGGAGTCCGAAGCGGCCCCGGCACCGGCTCCTGCCGCCCGCGGCATCACCGCTGGATCGCTGGCCGCCGCCCTGCCCGGAGCCTTCCGGAAAATGGACCCGCGGCTGATGGTCCGCACCCCGGTGATGTTCATTGTCGAAATCGGAGCCGTCCTGATCACTGCAATCGCCGTCGCCGAACCCTTCCTCGGCGGTCCGCAGGATTCCGGCGGCACCCCCGTTCCCGGCGCGTTCTCCTGGCTGATCGCCGGCTGGCTCTGGGCCACCGTCATTTTCGCCAACCTCGCTGAAGCGGTGGCCGAGGGCCGCGGCAAGGCGCAGGCTGCCAGCCTGCGCAACAGCCGGGCCACCACCACCGCCTACCGGGTGGAGGGCTACGACTCCGGCCGTGATCCCGCCGCCCTCGGGGCCGCCGTCTCAGAGGTCCCCTCGGCCGATCTGGGCCTGGACGACGTGGTGGTGGTCGTAGCCGGGCAGATCATTCCCGGCGACGGCGACATCATTGACGGCATTGCCTCGGTGGACGAATCGGCAATCACCGGCGAATCCGCCCCGGTGGTCCGCGAATCCGGCGGCGACCGCTCGGCCGTCACCGGCGGCACCCGCGTCCTGTCGGACCGGATAGTTGTCCGGATCACCAGCAAACCCGGTGAAACCTTCGTGGACCGGATGATCCGGCTCGTCGAAGGTGCCGCACGGCAGAAGACGCCCAACGAGATTGCGCTGAATATTCTCCTGGCCACCCTGTCCCTGGTCTTCATCGTGGTGGTGCTGACGCTCAACCCGCTGGCCGGCTACTCGTCTGCCACGGTCAGCATCCCGGTCCTGGTGGCCCTGCTGGTCTGCCTGATCCCCACGACCATCGGCGCGCTGCTTTCCGCCATCGGCATTGCCGGCATGGACCGCCTGGTCCAGCGCAATGTCCTGGCCATGTCCGGCCGCGCCGTGGAGGCCGCCGGTGACGTCACCACGCTGCTGCTCGATAAAACGGGCACCATCACGTACGGCAACCGCCAGGCCGCCGGGTTCATCCCGATCAACGGCACCGAGAGCACCGACCTGATCGACGCCGCCGTGCTGTCCTCCTTCGGTGATCCCACCCCGGAGGGCAAGTCGGTGGTGGAGCTGGCTGCCGCGAAGGGCTGCCGGCCGGAACCGCCGGCGGGCTCCGTGAGTGTGCCGTTCACTGCCCAGACGAGGATGAGCGGCATGGACTTCCCCGACGGAGCGAAGATCCGCAAGGGAGCGTCCTCGGCCATCCTGGACTGGACCGCCGAATCCGGCGGAATAGAGGTGGACGTCCTGATGGCCGTCGAGGACCAGGTCAAGAAGATCTCCACCGGGGGCGGCACTCCGCTGCTGGTGGCGGTCCGGGACGCCGACGGCGGCACCCGGGTGCTCGGCGTCGTCCACCTCAAGGACGTGGTTAAGGAGGGTCTGAAGGAACGCTTCACCCAGCTGCGGGCCATGGGCATCCGCACCGTCATGATCACCGGCGACAACCCGTACACCGCCAAGGCCATTGCCGCCGAGGCGGGAGTGGACGACTTCCTCGCCGAAGCCACCCCCGAAGACAAGATGGCCCTGATCCGCCGCGAACAGGCCGGCGGGCACCTGGTGGCGATGACCGGTGACGGCACCAACGACGCCCCGGCACTGGCCCAGGCCGACGTCGGGGTGGCCATGAACACCGGCACCTCCGCGGCCAAGGAAGCCGGCAACATGGTGGACCTGGACTCGGACCCCACCAAGCTGATCGACATCGTCGGCATCGGCAAACAGCTGCTCATCACCCGCGGCGCGCTGACCACCTTCTCCATCGCCAACGACATTGCCAAGTACTTCGCCATCATCCCGGCCATGTTCGTAGGCGTCTTCCCGGGCCTGGCCGCGCTGAACCTGATGCAGCTGCATTCGCCGGCCTCGGCCATCCTCTCCGCGGTGATCTTCAACGCGGTAATCATCGTGGCACTGATTCCGCTGGCGCTGCGCGGCGTGAAGTACCGGGCCGCCGGATCCTCCTCGATCCTCAGCCGCAACCTGCTGATCTACGGGGTGGGCGGAGTGATTGCTCCGTTCATCGGGATCAAGCTCATCGACCTCCTGATCAGCCTGATCCCGGGGTTCTGACATGGCATCCATCATCCGCATCCACCTCATCAAACGCAGCACGTCCCTTACAAGGAGCAGGAAATGAACCCCGTCCGCAGCAGCATGCGCCAGCTTGGCGTCTCCCTCCGCGTCCTGGCGGTGCTCACGCTCGTGCTCGGCGTCGGATATCCGCTGGCAGTGGCCGGAATCGGCCAGGCCGCACTGCACGGCCGGGCCAACGGCTCGATGGTCAGCAGCGGCGGCAGCGACGTGGGTTCGGAGCTGATCGGCCAGTCCTTCACGGACGCCGACGGCGCGGCCCTGCCCCAGTGGTTCCAGTCCCGGCCCTCCGCGGCCGGCGACGGGTACGACGGCGGGGCCTCCAGCGGTTCCAACCTCGGCCCCCTGAGCGAGGACCTGGCCGCCGCCGTGGCGGAGCGCCGGGGGACCGTGGCAGAGCTGGAAGGTGTGGCTCCGGAAGATGTCCCCGCCGATGCCGTCACGGCATCGGGTTCGGGGCTGGATCCGCACATCAGCCCCGAATACGCCCGGATGCAGGTGGACCGGGTGGCGCGGGAACGCGGCCTGGAACCGGAGCAGGTCTCTGCCCTGGTCGACGACGCCACGCAGGCCCCGTTCGCC is a genomic window containing:
- a CDS encoding alpha-amylase family glycosyl hydrolase, encoding MTTPDWVDHVVWWQVYPLGFAGAEKAALPEQAPVQHGLAKLVPWLDYLVEMGASGLALGPVFASETHGYDTTDYYRIDPRLGDDADFDELVTQAHARGIRVLLDGVFNHTGRSFAPFRQALEQGPEAATADWFGITWPQGWTPGTEPDYADFEGHHHLVALNHAEPAVADFVADVMKHWLRRGADGWRLDAAYAVPSSFWAAVLDNVRSEFPEAYFVGEYIHGDYPADVLAGQLDSVTQYELWKAVWSSLAEANFYELAAALERHNTFLDTFVPLTFIGNHDVTRIASRLDPSGRLAHALVLLFTLPGTPVVYYGDEQGYRGIKEDRAGGDDDIRPSFPASPDELSAVGQPLYHLHQELIGLRRRHHWVHAARTRVHTLANEQLVYEVYDAGHSLFVAMNLADTSVTVQVPAAARDVLAGAGGLDGTGGRLALQALGWAVLGPAS
- a CDS encoding SDR family NAD(P)-dependent oxidoreductase; the encoded protein is MKLNNKTAIITGGAGGIGQGIVRRFLAEGAKVAVVDIDQAQGDKLLADLEGKGEVIFIAKDISLAENAAAIVAETVERFGGLDILVNNAHASKQAPIMETTPEIWDLSFNTGTMATFHLMRAAYPELKKTRGSIINFGSGAGIKGLPNQVAYAAAKEAIRAISRTAANEWAVDGIRVNVVSPVALTPGIVQWSKAFPEAYQEVVDGVPLGRLGDPETDIAPIVVFLASEDSQYLTGQTLMADGGTIKLY
- a CDS encoding TetR/AcrR family transcriptional regulator; this translates as MSRNLPLSPAAIAAAAVRIADADGLDAVSMRRVAAEFGVSAMALYRHVADRSALLLLMAEAAAGDYALLPGRGLGWQETLEHLADAQWRAFTAHPWLLRIVLTPRRLVNMATPAEVELVLTRLRSAGLSEEDGFDCLLGISAAVIGTAAITTAAHSGAPEKSGQAAAGHSRWTADDAVEHPQAARFQARGISYPDSRRSLEFFVANFIAGVEQNLNKAPDADKPSGFTEGSK
- the kdpF gene encoding K(+)-transporting ATPase subunit F, with amino-acid sequence MIVFNVLALCLGVAAAGYLLVALIRPERF
- the kdpA gene encoding potassium-transporting ATPase subunit KdpA, with protein sequence MGGWVTVAQALSLVVLLAAVYRPLGDYMARLYSSEKHLRVERGFYRLAGVDGSSGQAWQSYLRGVLVFSGASMLLLYLLQRVQPLLPGSLGLPAVPEALSFNTAASFVANTNWQSYSPEVTMGYAVQMLGLAVQNFLSAAVGLAVAVALIRGLAGRNSSTIGNFWVDLTRGVLRLLLPGAVLGAMVLMIGGVIQNFNGFTSVTNLIGGTSTIPGGPVASQEAIKLLGTNGGGFFNANSAHPFENPSGWTNLVEIFLMLVIPFSLPRTFGTMVGDRRQGYAILAAMAAIFTVSLAAMTAFEFGAADGAAGSMEGKEQRFGIAASTLFGSTSTLTSTGAVNAMHDSFSPLGGMMAMLNMMLGEVAPGGVGSGLYGMLILAIITAFVAGLLVGRTPEYLGKKIGPKEIKLASLYILTMPTLVLAGTALSFAVPGIRADIEGTSILNTGLHGFSEVLYAFTSAANNNGSAFAGLTANTPWLNTALGVAMLVGRFLPMIFVIALAGAFAEQGKVPASAGTLPTHRPQSVTLLCGVTVIVTALTFFPVLALGPLAEGLQ
- the kdpB gene encoding potassium-transporting ATPase subunit KdpB encodes the protein MSTLTKPLESEAAPAPAPAARGITAGSLAAALPGAFRKMDPRLMVRTPVMFIVEIGAVLITAIAVAEPFLGGPQDSGGTPVPGAFSWLIAGWLWATVIFANLAEAVAEGRGKAQAASLRNSRATTTAYRVEGYDSGRDPAALGAAVSEVPSADLGLDDVVVVVAGQIIPGDGDIIDGIASVDESAITGESAPVVRESGGDRSAVTGGTRVLSDRIVVRITSKPGETFVDRMIRLVEGAARQKTPNEIALNILLATLSLVFIVVVLTLNPLAGYSSATVSIPVLVALLVCLIPTTIGALLSAIGIAGMDRLVQRNVLAMSGRAVEAAGDVTTLLLDKTGTITYGNRQAAGFIPINGTESTDLIDAAVLSSFGDPTPEGKSVVELAAAKGCRPEPPAGSVSVPFTAQTRMSGMDFPDGAKIRKGASSAILDWTAESGGIEVDVLMAVEDQVKKISTGGGTPLLVAVRDADGGTRVLGVVHLKDVVKEGLKERFTQLRAMGIRTVMITGDNPYTAKAIAAEAGVDDFLAEATPEDKMALIRREQAGGHLVAMTGDGTNDAPALAQADVGVAMNTGTSAAKEAGNMVDLDSDPTKLIDIVGIGKQLLITRGALTTFSIANDIAKYFAIIPAMFVGVFPGLAALNLMQLHSPASAILSAVIFNAVIIVALIPLALRGVKYRAAGSSSILSRNLLIYGVGGVIAPFIGIKLIDLLISLIPGF
- the kdpC gene encoding potassium-transporting ATPase subunit KdpC, which gives rise to MNPVRSSMRQLGVSLRVLAVLTLVLGVGYPLAVAGIGQAALHGRANGSMVSSGGSDVGSELIGQSFTDADGAALPQWFQSRPSAAGDGYDGGASSGSNLGPLSEDLAAAVAERRGTVAELEGVAPEDVPADAVTASGSGLDPHISPEYARMQVDRVARERGLEPEQVSALVDDATQAPFAGILGSSTVNVLLLNISLAELDT